The window GAACGGACCAGGAAAATGTATGTTGAGATGTCGAGACAATCTGGGGGATATAATAAGAACAACAAggggcttcttcttcttcagaccAGTCAGGTTGATAAGGGTCGTCGGTGTTTGGCTTTGGAAGAAGGAGATTCTCAACTACTGCTTGAGTACTTTAAGCGTATTAAGAAAGAGAACCCCAGATTCTTCTATGCCATAGACTTAAACGAGGAGCAACGTTTAAGAAATTTGTTTTGGGCTGATGCTAAGAGCAGAGATGACTACATGAGTTTTAATGATGTTGTATCCTTTGATACTACTTATGTCAAGTTTAACGATAAGTTGCCTCTAGCTTTATTTATTGGGGTGAACCATCATTCCCAGCCTATGCTGCTTGGCTGTGGATTGGTTGCTGATGAGTCTAAGGAGACATTTGCGTGGCTGATAAAAACATGGCTTCGAGCAATGGGTGGTCGAGCTCCTAAAGTTATTCTCACTGACCAAGATAAACTCTTGATGGCTGCGGTTTCGGAGCTGTTACCAAACACTCGTCATTGCTTTGCGTTGTGGCACGTGTTGGAAAAGCTTCCTGAATACTTCTCCCATGTGATGAAACGGCACGAGAACTTCTTGCGGAAATTCAATAAGTGCATCTTCAGATCGTGGACGAGTGATCAGTTCGATATGAGATGGTGGAAAATGGTGAGCCAGTTCGGACTTGAGAATGATGAATGGCTGCTGTGGTTGCACGAACACCGCCAGAAGTGGGTGCCCACTTTTATGAGCGAGGTGTTTCTAGCGGGAATGTCGACATCTCAGCGTGCAGAAAGTGTCAACTCTTTCTTCGATAAGTACGTTCATAAGAAAATAACGCTGAAAGAGTTCTTGAGGCAGTACGGTGTGATGCTGCAGAATAGGTACGAGGAGGAATCCGTTGCGGATTTCGATACTTGCCACAAGCAACCTGCGCTGAAGTCTCCCTCTCCCTGGGAGAAGCAAATGGCAGCAACTTACACCCACACGATATTCAAGAAATTCCAAGTCGAGGTCTTGGGGGTTGTCGCTTGCCATCCTAGAAAGGAAAAAGAAGACGAAAACATGGTGACGTTCAGAGTTCAAGACTGTGAAAAAGACGACGAGTTCCTTGTGACGTGGAGCAAAACTCAGTCAGAACTCTGCTGTTTCTGCCATATGTTTGAATACAAAGGGTTTCTCTGTCGGCATGCTTTGATGATTCTGCAGATGTGTGGCTTTGCTAGCGTTCCGCCTCGGTATATTTTGAAAAGGTGGACAAAAGATGCCAAGAGTGGAGGAGCAGACCAGGTACAGACCAGAGTTCAGCGGTATAATGATTTGTGTTGTCGAGCCATTGAATTGAGCGAGGAAGGTTGTGTCTCAGAAGAAAACTACAACATAGTATTGCGCACACTTGTTGAGACCCTGAAAAATTGTGTCGACCTAAACCATGCTAGAAACAACTTCGCTGAGTCTAATAGCCAGCTTAATAATGGTGCTCACGAAGAAGAAAACCATGTATTGGCCGGTGTAAAAGCAACAAAAAAGAAGACTGTTGTTAGGAAAAGAAAGGTTGGTTTGTTATTGACTTGTCTGCAAATCTAAACCCTGTTATTTGATACTCAAATTGATCTTGTGCAGGGACAACCAGAGGCTGGCCAAATGCTTGAATCTCAACCGAGCTTGCAACCAATGGTTTGTGCTTTCTCTGGATCTTCTCCTATTCATTCTTGGAGATGGCCTTACATATAGTCTGCTGCTGGTTCTTGTGATTGTTTTGTGCAGGAAAATATAAGTTCAGAGGGAATGAGCATCAGTGGTTACTATGGTCCTCAACAGAACGTTCAAGGATTGGTAtgttgattattattattacttaaCCTGGCTAAGCAATTCAACATCTAATACTAAACCTGTTTATAACTGTGGATATAGTTAAATTTAATGGAGCCACCTCACGAAGGCTACTATGTAAATCAACGAACCATACAAGGCCTGGtgggtttatatatatacacataaatgCTTGAAATCAGAAAAACACCACCTATGATGCCTTACCTATATGTGCTAAGTATAAATTCATGTGAAATGAGATTGTCATGTTTATGTTCTTATGATTTCAGGGACAACTGAACTCCATAGCACCAGTGCAGGATAGCTTCTTCACGAATCAGCAAGCCATGCCAGGGCTGGTACATTTGTGCTTCCATACTTTATAAACTCctcttaatttattttagaacCATGTAATGTTTATGAGTGATCTCTTACTTTTCCTGCTACAGGGTCAAATGGATTTCAGGCCTCCTCCCAACTTCGCTTACAATTTACAGGTTTCAGCTCCATGAAAGTTGCTGCTTTACTTGGaatgataattttttatttttgtggttTAACCCACTtggttttttttccttttctttcagGATGAGCATTTGAGATCTGCCCAGTTGCCTGGTAATTCATCAAGACAGCTATAGAAACTCAACAGATCTTCCATTGGACCTGAGTTGCAATTGACAAGAACAAATAAAatcttttggtttggtttatgtATATTATGTGATCCCTTACCATGTATGAATATTATATGGCTGAAATGTTGTGTATCCGACCTAGCATTTTGGTTTTATGTCATTAAATAGAAGGGCATCTTTTAACAACATTGTCCGTTGTTCTATTCCAATATGGTTTTCAGACCACCTGAATTTTAAGTAATAGATAAACCGTTTGTTGTTAGAAAGAAAAATACAGTTGTCCAAACAGATGCAAGCCAAACCCTCTCTTTATGTTTTAGTGCagtttttaatgaatttttatataaattagtgTATAAGTTTCAGTAATTTATCTGGAAACCACCAACCAAATCATACTAAACCGAAAGGACCAAAACTAAAATTGAATTGAACTTTTTTAAATAACCGAGTAGATCACATATCTAGAACCAAAAAACTTGAGACCGAACCAAGAACCAAATAGGtatctgaatttttaaaatacaaattatatacttacaaatattaattatatttaatttctaaataaccaaatatcctaaaatgctatttataaaccaaattacCTTAATAGCCGACTAAAccgaatattttttattcaaaatattaaaaattactcGAAATATCCGATGTTTTTATTTGAACAATCCAAATTACCCGATAGTTAAACTGAAACcccaaattatatttttatctataaatccaTAATTACTCAAAAAACTAGAATCGAACTGAAACTGAATTGGACCCAAAAATTTGTTTGCATATTTGTCGGTTTCCAATTTTGCtactgaaccaaaccaaaatacaaaataacCAAACTGAAATAAAACCAAACTATGTAAGTACATGAACGGTTCCTAAATTTCTAgaaccaaaacaccaaaaaccaaaataccCGAACTGAAAATGATTGATGAGGACTAATAGTATGTCTACAATTAAATGGTGCGAAGAAagtattctatttttataaattattttaactcTTTTTAGTGGGGTGTATATATTGTTCATAAACAAATTAAGATATAAGCAATGTTTTTATATCCATACCTTGAGGCGAACCGGTAAGTCCAATGGTCGTATATAATCTGAATTACCTTATGTTCCTCATGTAACATTTTATCAAAGGTTCTACCAACTTATATTTTTACACAAAATTTAGATTTTATGAAACcctattaattaaaaatcctAAAGCCCAAAAACTCGCCATTAACCTGTGAACTGACACCGTTGAGCTGAtcattatagaaaatattatacttttttttattgattaaatttcttgtatattttataatagtacataaaagtaaataaactatttgatttgtTGTATAAAGCAAATgcattgtttttattttatgcatTTTAATTGATAGGTCTCGTAATGATCAATACTATTATAGTTTTGATGtagatttcttttgtttctaAGAATATTAGTGGTGTGTCCGTGATACACGCATATTGTctactttttattatttatttgttgtattccttttgtaaatatattttatttttttgtattatattGAGTTGGTATATTTTGTGTCAATAGTAATGATAGTTTTCCGAGTGTGGCCATTGTTTTGTCGTTCGGCAAAACTAAGTgtaagttttactaatttttttttgaagtataGATTTTCGTATAGAGTCTGTTAATCCGAGACAACTAGTTTCATTACAACAAAGTAATTATTATATTAGAGCATTTCCAAAATACActttataacttcaaatatgaagttttttgctctacaaaaaaaaatttaaaaacttcaaatttgaaattttgaggagtgaaactctatgtaaagtttcactactcaaacttcaaatttgaaatttcatatttatatttgcATTTTAGTCCCTACAATCACACATCACCTTTATgatccataattttttttattgttttaatccttaaaaaaattatatctcataaatattttaaattttgtttacagaattttaatttttaactaggaaaacaataatatacaaaagaaacttaacaaaaaatatttataaaaattacatgaaaacataactattacacaaatttaaatattacaacaacactagtACTCAAGATAAGTTTGATCCGGaaccttcaaaattttcaaatattgtccacatttttttgtgtaactgaagatgaagatggttgttgttgttgttgttgttgtttttgatgtctttttcgtacaatttttttttgtttttatcaaatatatttatgagtattaatatcataaaaaaaaattagtattttagcaatattttagatttctcttttattttcttgttctgATCTAATATATTTACAAGTATCAACATCACTCGATTTCAACAAAGTAAAAATAAGGAGAAccatttttacttcgaaatgcactaatagatcatatatgcattacgaaaatcatttatgaaataatatggtattttgtttgaaatttaatgttaattaagttatttttatttaaatttttatattttaatagaatatttcattaattaatattgttgtgatatgtttatatatgtgctagttatttataaaagttttatgaattcaaattagttatgacaaatacAAAGATTATTATGAAATataatagttttgaagttaaatttgaaattttgtttttggagaaaaacacgtataaacttcaaatatagaattttgaaaactttaaaatagaaattttttttttttttttgagatgcTCTAATGCTACAGCAAAACACATCCACGTTTCCTGCTAAGTTTGGTTAGTTGATTTGCTAAGGAAATTAATATAAGGATCGGTTCTAGAAACTAAAACAGGATGTATaggatgatgacgatgatgatgatgtattGATGTATCTGGTCAGAAAATGATGAGCTTGGTGGGACAATGCCGTGTCAGAGTTTCTAACCGgatattctatatatataaaaacacgaATTTGGGTTTGGTGGGGTGGGGCCGTAGGTTAAAAGAAAAACTGGAGGGACAAAAGAAATGAACCCTTTAGAGTTGGTTGGTGAAACAGAGAGCAAGAATCAAGATTTGACCAAGAGCAGAGAGAGATTCAATGGAGAAAGTGAATCAAACGTTCTTCTTATCTCATGGCTCTCCTACATTGAGCATTGACGATAGCTTGGAAGCGAGACAGTTCTTCAAATCATGGACCAACAAAGTTCTGCCACAGAAACCCAAATCGATCTTGGTCATCTCCGCACATTGGGACACAAAAGTTCCAACCGTCAACACTGTTCTCCGCAATTCCACCATCCACGACTTCTATGGCTTCCCTGATCCCATGTAcaaggtctctctctcttcctctttttTCTTACCAGAACCCTAACTTTTGTCTCACCCAGAATCTAGATGAACTAGGTTTTATCCTAAGCCCTACCCACcgttgaagaaacacatcaattTTCAATCTGTGGTCAATTATATCAAAAAAGTTTCAATCTATTATGTCAATTATATCAAACGTTTCAAGTTTATACATAAGGAGGGTCATTTTTGAAACTTGCAGCTGAAATATGAAGCACCTGGAGCTATTGAATTGGGGAAGAGGGTAAAAGAATTGTTAATGGGAGAAGAAGGAATGAAACGTGTTGATGAAGATAAAAACAGAGGACTGGATCATGGAGCTTGGGTTCCTCTTATGTTGATGTATCCAGAGGCGGACATACCTGTTTGCCAGCTCTCTGTTCAATCATCTCAAAGTGGGACTTACCATTACAACATGGGCAAAGCATTGGCTCCACTTAAAGACGAAGGTGTTCTTATCATTGGATCAGGAAGTGCTACTCACAACTTGAGGAAGCTTGACTTTAATATAACTAATGGCTCAGCTGTTCCTTGGGCTTTGGCGTTTGATCATTGGCTCCGAgattctcttcttcaaggaaggtATAAACTACAgttacaaatttatatatatatatatatatatatatttcttggtTAGCTTTACAAGAATCATTGATTGTACGTATTATGTGTGTTATAGATATGGAGATGTGAATGAGTGGGAAGAGAAAGCCCCAAATGCGAAAATGGCGCATCCATGGCCTGAGCATTTTTACCCGCTACACGTTGCAATGGGTGCAGCAGGTGGTGATGCAAAGGCAGAGCAAATTCACACAAGCTGGCAGCTTGGTACTCTGTCTTATTCATCTTACAGCTTCACTTCTTCCCTTTGAATTAATATTTCATGTCTATCTCCTTCACTTTGTTCCGTCTCTACTTTTAATATACGCTTTGTGTATTTCATCTATTTACAATAATCCAGATCTTTCCTTGTATGCAAATACAAAATCTACTTTGTGAATGACAAGAAGAAAACAAGTCTGTAATTGgtttatatatacattatattgGATTGCCTTTGATGTATGAAAAAATGGAGCACATCCATTGCTTTAAACTTTAAAGTTCTCAAACAAAACAGTATTAgtttcttaatataattaacttatatttaagttttaattaaaaagtgATTTCAAtcataaaatgataattttctttattgtttatttttttttcaacaattGCATTATCTTAAATTGAGTTTACATAATCGTTATGTAACATAGATGATAAGGGTCTAGGAACATAgtaataaaattcaaataaaccCTCTTCCGGTATATCCAGCTTGGCCATTTTGTCCAACACTTCATTTCCGGTTCTTTTGATCCATTGGAATTCAACCTCCTGAAATTTTCTGCTCCACCATCTTGCTTCTCTAACCGAATTGTACAATCCAAATTGCAATTTTCTTGACTGTAAATTATCAAACATTTTCTTGTTATTACCTTCAGAGATCACCTTTCTGTAGCCACGTATCCAACATTGTTTCATAGCTACTATAAGTGCATTATATTCCGCTTCCAACGGTGATGAAACAACATTTCCTTTTGCATGTCCTGCGCCTTTGTAAATGCCATTTTCTTTATGGTTTCTTTAAAAGTTCTCATACGAAAACATTTcttcactctctctctttctttttgatGATTTATGTGCCACTTCAGAAAAGCACATGTGTAATTGTGTAAAGTATACTCAGTTGGGTCTGGTGGGTGTGGCCCCTCCCTATCTTTCTTCCCCACATAATAATAGAAAGGCAGAGAATACTCAGGTGAAAAAGAGGCAAGAATCATCAAGAAGACAAGAACACACACATAgtaagagagagagggagactCAATGGAGAAAATGAACCAAACATTCTTCTTATCTCACGGAACTCCCAGGTTGAGCATAGACGATAGCTTGGAGGCCAGAGACTTCTTCAAATCATGGTCTCACAAAGTTTTTCaacacaaacccaaatctattcTAGTCATCTCTGCACACTGGGACACCGAGTTCCCATCCGTCAACACTGTTCTCCGTAATACAACCATCCACGACTTCAATGGTTTCCCTGAGCCCATGTACAAGGTCTCTATCTCTCTATTCCCCTTTCTCACCGACACTCTCACAATCTTAGGGCTTGTCCTAAACCCTAACCAGATATAGCAGATCGTTTAAGAAAAGAAACGCATCAGTTTTCAATATTTGTGGTCTGCAGCTGAAGTACGAAGCACCAGGAGCTATTGAACTGGGAAAGAGGGTTAAAGAACTGCTAATGGTAGGAGGAGGAATGAAGCGTGTTGATGAAGATACAAACAGAGGACTTGATCATGGAGCTTGGATTCCTCTTATGTTGATGTATCCAGAGGCGGATATACCCGTTTGCCAGCTCTCTGTTCAATCATCTCAAAATGGGAGTTACCATTACAACATGGGCAAGTCATTGGCTCCACTGAAAGCGGAAGGTGTTCTTATCATTGGCTCTGGAAGTGCTACTCATAACTTGAGCAAGCGTGGCTATAACGTCTTTACTGACTCTTCGGTTTCTTGGGCTTTAGAGTTTGATCTTTGGCTCAGAGACTCTCTCCTTCAAGGAAGGTTGAAACGATTGCTACAAATAACAAACATCTTTTCTTATTGGTGGTTAATGTTACAAGAATCATTGATTTTCTTACGTTTGTTCCAGATATGGAGATGTGAATGATTGGGAAGAGAAAGCTCCGAACCCTAGAATGGCGCATCCATGGCCTGAGCATTTGTACCCGTTGCACGTTGCAATGGGTGCGGCAGGTGATGATGCAAAGGCAGAGCAAATCCACACAAGCTGGACAAGTACTTTGTCTTATTCTTCTTATAGATTCACTTCTTCCCTCTGAAACACTTCATTCACTTGTTGTTGTGTCTCTTCTCTTAATAAGCTTTTTTTGTATTTCTCTTCTCTTTAATTATCCATATCAGTTATggtttgaacaaaaaataataattatccaTATCAGTCATGTATCAAAATACTTACCACAACTAACCAAAGCTCATGCCCAAGCCTTGGCACATGAAACCATTTAGTAACAGAACACCACCGTGTTGTCTTTTAGCCGTCCGGTCCAATTGATCATGTCTCGGTAGATCAGACCTTGGCGTGCATCCGGCCTGTTGGCCTTGGATCACGATTGATACATTCGGCCTAAGCCTCAAACCGTCGCAATGGTTAAGGGAAAAGGTACAATCGGTTACTTAGTAACCGCCTGATCCAACCGGATCAACACTTGGCCGATCGGCCATGCGTACGTCCCACCCGTGGGTTATGGACTACGATTGTATGAACCGGCCTTAGCCTTGGTTCTTCTAACCCATCCCAACCACTACTTAGATCGCATgtacagaagaagaagaatataaatcaagaaaacaaaGGGAGAAAGGAATATAACCAATCGCCCATAGCCTTAGACTCGATAGGTCTAACCGATGGTCTAGCCGGATGATCGCCTGGTCAATCCACTGACCTTGGACGGCCATTaggtttaatttttcttttggttttttaaaCCAATTTTAATTTGTAAATGTAAAGCGATTTAATTTGTACATCAATTCCCgttttaatattaattgtatttattttttacgaaaattattcatttattttgttttaaattttgatttattttttttttaataatatttttaaaagccACGGAATAAGCAACAGTTTCATTCGTAGCAAAACCAACTACAAAATATTTCGTGGCAAAATGTAGCTTATTTGCTACGAATCCATCGTGTCAAGATTGTAGCTTTTTGCTTCGATTTTTGCTACGATTTATTTTTGCTACGATCGTATACCCACATTTTTTTCGTAGCATTTCCGTAGCAAAAACTCATATAGCTACGAAATTTGGACTATAGCTACGAAAAAGTACCGTGGGTATGATGTTTTTTGTACTAGTGATGATCTCTTGGTTTGGATCAGAGGGGAGAAGAGATGTTGTTTGGACGATGAGATTTATTCTGAATCTTATTGGGCTCATTCACGAAGTTCTGGACCGAGAAAAAGGCTACATGCTCATTCACAAAGGCTACATGCTCATTCACAAAGTTTTGAACCGAGAGTAAGGCTACTGGTTTTGGATGCAACCCCGTTGATACAACTCTATGGATGAACCTTAGTGGATGCAACCTCGTGTATGCAACTCTGTGGATGAACCTGAGTGGATGCATTATTTCAGTGTTCATAAAGAAGACTCATTTGCAATCTCTGATGGGCCTATTACAAAATCTAAGTCCAAAAAGCTAATTGAGAAGATTGTTGGTCTTATTCAAAATCTAGAAAGTGAATAAGAAATATTTGGCCAAACCACAATCACTTAAACCACCTTCATTTACTCCACTTTCTCAACTACTTCAACCACCACCTAACTGTTTATCACTTtgtctattttacattttttatgatGTTCATACAGCAAGTTTGTTTTTTCTAtttagtattttcaaatttgtttcaGAAACTTCAATCATCATATTTATCAAAACTTCTTTCctttcaaattttgtgattcaTTTGTTTTATGAACAACTTGATTACAGAGATGTGTGAATCTAAAATAATCAACAAAGTTTCAAATTGactggtgtgtcatatccagaaCGAGAGAGGTGAATCTAAGGCAATTACGTAAGTTTAGTGTGACCAATCAATCCATTTATCCAAGTGAGAGGAATTATAGCTAGTTAGCTTGACGACACCTTACCCTTCAAACAAACCGTCAAACCATTTAAATCAAACATCTACCATCAACCCTAATTCTATCTATCAAAAATCAGAGTGAGATTCATTGGGAAAGTTGCATAAGATCTACTAGCTGTGCTGTGGAGCCTGGCATTTCTTTCATTCCAAAGTGCATATTATATGCAAGTTTGGAAAATGCGCTTCATGATGAGCAGCAAGTTCCAAATCTCCTTTTTTTTGTGCTAAAACTATTAATGAGTcgctaattaaattttataatcaatGGATCTCCCacgttattatttattttaatgcaaattcaaaacaaatgcaaaattGAAAAGTCATAGAATATATAAAcggagaaaaaaagaagaagccaatTTAGAAAATTGCGCGATTGGAGGGAAAGCCACTAAGAAAAATAGGAATAAACACAcatttaaagaagaagaagccaatccaaaaagaaaaaagagagaattCCGACAAAAAAATTCAATGGCCATTAACGGTGACGACAAAGTTTCAGAAACAGCTTCAGATCAGCCTGTTAGAGTCTACGCTGATGGCATCTTCGATTTGTTCCACTTCGGTCATGCTCGCGCCATCGAACAGGCCAAAAAATCGTATGTACCACCTTTCATTCAATCCCTCCCTAATGTTTATGGTTTTTTCCATCGATAATTTGATCAAATATAACTTAAATCATATAAGCAAAACAAATTAGGTTTCCGAACACATATCTGCTGGTAGGATGTTGTAACGACAAGATTACCAACAAGTTCAAAGGCAAGACCGTCATGACGGAGTCCGAGCGTTATGAATCTCTCCGACATTGCAAGTAATGTTAACCCTATAGattatatatgttgcttatatATTGTGTGTTGGTAATATTCATATGGTGTTGTTGTTGTCAACAAGGTGGGTCGATGAAGTGATTCCAGATGCACCATGGGTTCTCACCATAGAGTTTCTCGATAAGCATAAGATCGACTACGTAGCTCACGATGCTCTTCCGTAAGATTCCACAAATAACAATTGCAAAAAGGTTAATACTTTGTGTTTTGTCTTAGCTTTTAACTGTATTTGTTGTTGGTTTCTTGTTGTGCAAGCTATGCGGATGCTAGTGGAGCTGGAAACGATGTTTATGAGTTTGTAAGTTTCTTCCCTTTGGTTATCTCTTCTGACTCATGGTGTTTCTTAGCGGTTTTGGGCTTTGGTTTCTTGCAGGTGAAGTCGATCGGGAAGTTTAAAGAAACGAAACGAACAGAGGGGATATCGACATCAGACATAATCATGAGAATAGTTAAAGATTACAACCAGTATGTGTTGCGTAATTTGGACCGAGGATATTCAAGAGAAGAACTCGGTGTCAGCTTCGTTAAGGCAAGCTCtccatttttctcttttaattttCCTTATGTTTTAATTGTATATCCAACATGATGCACTAACAATCTTATGGACTTTGTTTGCTACAAACAGGAAAAGAGGCTTAGAGTGAACGTTAAACTGAAGAAACTACAAGAGAAAGTGAAAGAACAGCAAGAGAAGGTTGGAGTTGGTGAATCTTTATTCTTTAATGATCATGCTTCCTTTAGTGAATCCAGAGAACTTGTAGTTGAATGATCTTCAGAGGGCGTCATCCCTCCATTTTGATTCTTACATCTAGAGGTTATATTATTGGTGACCACTTATATGGCTACTGAATCCTggatcttttatttttcttgggCAGATACAAACCGTAGCAAAAACTGCTGGGTCTCACCATGACGAATGGGTTGAAAACGCTGATCGTTGGGTTGTTGGATTTCTTGAAATGTTTGAGGAAGGTTGTCATAAAATGGTAAGCCAAAGCATCAGAATGGATTTGTTTCTCTCAGCTTTGGAGATTTCAAAGTGTTTCCATATATGTCAACTGATGTCTCTGGTTGAATGTTTTTCAGGGAACAGCCATCAGAGATGGGATCCAGCAAAAGCTATTGAGGCAAGAGTCAGAAGAGAACCGGCGCTTGAACGGCCTGTCAAATGCCAAGGAGGAACAGATTTTTGATGACGCTGGGTTTGCAAAAGGAGATGAAAACTATCATAATGATCATGAAGGTTCCTTAAATGAGAGCAACAAAAAGAATAAGATAGTAAAGAAATGAGAGATCTTGGCTAATGATTCAAGAATTTCCACATCTATGGCATTAGTATTGCTTGTATTATGTTCAACTTGTTGTTACTTTCTAAGACTCCCATGCAGCAGAAGTTAAAGCTGTCACTGATATAGAATATATGATCAAAACACTCAAAAATGATAACATGGTGGAGAccttacatttaaaaatatataagcgaataaaaataaacaaaatgaaaTCAACATATCTATCCGTCaatgcactacaagaaaacacaatcCTAACTAcgaaaaataaaggaaaaatgAGACCTCGTAAATTTAAGTCTAGTTTACGAGGAAAGTGAATCTCAACGTAAGTTCATCGTAAAGTAACAACAATAAGATTTTTGTCGTAAAAACAAAGCAATTTAACGTGGTAAAGAAGACTTAAATTTAGGGTgtactttacgacgaaatatcttACGTCTTTGTAGCGACGAAATATCGAGTACACCAATTTTTTAGttgtaaatgtatttttggTTTCAGGTAACCAACTGTGTTTCTTTGTAAATTCCTAGTACAATTTCACCtaccaatttaaaaaatttcctataaatatgTCGTTTGTGTTTCATTTGAAACAcaccaaaaaggaaaaaaaaaactgaaaacgagaaagaaaaaagatgtCCGGTGATGGAATATTCTCAAGTTGCGGATGTGGATGTATACGCACAGAGATGCTAACGGAAGAGtgacaaaataattttttgacggGCTGGAGACATGTATGCATCAAGCAGATTCTACACCGTTCGCGCATGAAAGCGGTAAGATGTTCTATCCTTGTCTGAAATGCAACAATTCAAAATTGGCACCTTGTGAAAATGCATGGAAGCATTTAATCACGCCACATTACTATATTTGGTTTTAACAT is drawn from Brassica rapa cultivar Chiifu-401-42 chromosome A05, CAAS_Brap_v3.01, whole genome shotgun sequence and contains these coding sequences:
- the LOC103871343 gene encoding protein FAR-RED IMPAIRED RESPONSE 1 isoform X1, which codes for MVNPDVAKLKMDLQESDNNQMSDANMVESHNNNNGDVGGGVVVDDLRTGGHLGVEPPDGIDFDTHEAAYTFYQDYAKSMGFTTSIKNSRRSKKTKDFIDAKFACSRYGSTPESESGSSSGRRSSVKKTDCKASMHVKRKSDGRWIIHEFIKEHNHELLPALAYHFRIQRNIKLAEKNNIDILHAVSERTRKMYVEMSRQSGGYNKNNKGLLLLQTSQVDKGRRCLALEEGDSQLLLEYFKRIKKENPRFFYAIDLNEEQRLRNLFWADAKSRDDYMSFNDVVSFDTTYVKFNDKLPLALFIGVNHHSQPMLLGCGLVADESKETFAWLIKTWLRAMGGRAPKVILTDQDKLLMAAVSELLPNTRHCFALWHVLEKLPEYFSHVMKRHENFLRKFNKCIFRSWTSDQFDMRWWKMVSQFGLENDEWLLWLHEHRQKWVPTFMSEVFLAGMSTSQRAESVNSFFDKYVHKKITLKEFLRQYGVMLQNRYEEESVADFDTCHKQPALKSPSPWEKQMAATYTHTIFKKFQVEVLGVVACHPRKEKEDENMVTFRVQDCEKDDEFLVTWSKTQSELCCFCHMFEYKGFLCRHALMILQMCGFASVPPRYILKRWTKDAKSGGADQVQTRVQRYNDLCCRAIELSEEGCVSEENYNIVLRTLVETLKNCVDLNHARNNFAESNSQLNNGAHEEENHVLAGVKATKKKTVVRKRKGQPEAGQMLESQPSLQPMENISSEGMSISGYYGPQQNVQGLLNLMEPPHEGYYVNQRTIQGLGQLNSIAPVQDSFFTNQQAMPGLGQMDFRPPPNFAYNLQDEHLRSAQLPGNSSRQL
- the LOC103871335 gene encoding extradiol ring-cleavage dioxygenase, translated to MEKVNQTFFLSHGSPTLSIDDSLEARQFFKSWTNKVLPQKPKSILVISAHWDTKVPTVNTVLRNSTIHDFYGFPDPMYKLKYEAPGAIELGKRVKELLMGEEGMKRVDEDKNRGLDHGAWVPLMLMYPEADIPVCQLSVQSSQSGTYHYNMGKALAPLKDEGVLIIGSGSATHNLRKLDFNITNGSAVPWALAFDHWLRDSLLQGRYGDVNEWEEKAPNAKMAHPWPEHFYPLHVAMGAAGGDAKAEQIHTSWQLGTLSYSSYSFTSSL
- the LOC103871343 gene encoding protein FAR-RED IMPAIRED RESPONSE 1 isoform X2, which produces MVNPDVAKLKMDLQESDNNQMSDANMVESHNNNNGDVGGGVVVDDLRTGGHLGVEPPDGIDFDTHEAAYTFYQDYAKSMGFTTSIKNSRRSKKTKDFIDAKFACSRYGSTPESESGSSSGRRSSVKKTDCKASMHVKRKSDGRWIIHEFIKEHNHELLPALAYHFRIQRNIKLAEKNNIDILHAVSERTRKMYVEMSRQSGGYNKNNKGLLLLQTSQVDKGRRCLALEEGDSQLLLEYFKRIKKENPRFFYAIDLNEEQRLRNLFWADAKSRDDYMSFNDVVSFDTTYVKFNDKLPLALFIGVNHHSQPMLLGCGLVADESKETFAWLIKTWLRAMGGRAPKVILTDQDKLLMAAVSELLPNTRHCFALWHVLEKLPEYFSHVMKRHENFLRKFNKCIFRSWTSDQFDMRWWKMVSQFGLENDEWLLWLHEHRQKWVPTFMSEVFLAGMSTSQRAESVNSFFDKYVHKKITLKEFLRQYGVMLQNRYEEESVADFDTCHKQPALKSPSPWEKQMAATYTHTIFKKFQVEVLGVVACHPRKEKEDENMVTFRVQDCEKDDEFLVTWSKTQSELCCFCHMFEYKGFLCRHALMILQMCGFASVPPRYILKRWTKDAKSGGADQVQTRVQRYNDLCCRAIELSEEGCVSEENYNIVLRTLVETLKNCVDLNHARNNFAESNSQLNNGAHEEENHVLAGVKATKKKTVVRKRKGQPEAGQMLESQPSLQPMENISSEGMSISGYYGPQQNVQGLGQLNSIAPVQDSFFTNQQAMPGLGQMDFRPPPNFAYNLQDEHLRSAQLPGNSSRQL